One Ostrea edulis chromosome 6, xbOstEdul1.1, whole genome shotgun sequence genomic window, tagtccAAAGTATACtcgtagatttacaaaaataaatgaataaataattagTGCATCACATGATAAATCCAGAGAATTTCATTGGATAACGTCGTCTATTCTATAAGTGATAGTGCCCGGTCACTGTTATGCCGAGTGTCGGGACTATGAACTTTTACTTCACAGAATTATGTTTCGTTGATTTAAATAAAAGTGTGCGTGcgcgcgcgcgtgtgtgtgtTTCAGACAATAAGATTGACTGATTGAGTAtcgcttaacgtccctcttaagaatatttcacttatttggagacgtcactaaTGCCCGtgaaggctgcaaaatttaggcatatgctcggcacttacaacctttgagcagggatctttatcgtgccacacctgctgtgacactgggcctcggtttttgcggtctcatccgaaggaccgctccatttagtcgcttcttacgacaagcaagaggtactgaggtcctattctaacccgtatccccCACGGGATTCAGACAATAAGATGATAAAAAAGGAAGGATTTACCAGACCacttcaatgaaaataaaataacgttGGAAGCAACATTTGCTTtgagagttttaaaaaatgtagaaaatacgAGTCAAAAACAATAAAGCACATGTAATCAAAAGACACCTAAGTACTTCTTACATGAATAATGTCAATATTAATTGTACCaagtcaaatacatgtagcacatgTACACCAATTTCAACTTAACAACTAGTAACTATGTTGTTAGTATTTACAACAAATAAACTACAAGTATTCATCATGTTTATGAAACAATTAGTTCTTGTGGTTATGGTTgttaaaaacacattgttagAGTTTTatgttattaattataaatgctagaaataaattaaaatacaaagaatatatcaattttgtttatcattctgtgaattttttttttttacaacagaCAACGTAGGTTGTTTAAAGTCAGTTCATTGTACAATCGGGGTCAATGTTTTCACTGCTCTAAAAAATTACGTAATGAGGTGTTGTGATCTGATCCAATTTCGCTCTTGATATGCCTTTGAATACGAAATTAATGTTTCTTCAAGACTTTTTTCATATTGTTCCCCTTTCACTTTCTTTTTCCTCTTTCTTTTTCTTATGATACAAACTGATTGTTTACTAAGCTCTCCAGAAAATCGCGGAAATGAGTCATATGCATTTCTTCCGTTTTAATGAAAGTTACATATATCTTTGATACTTTAAAATGCCGACCCCAGGAAGTAGGTCGTTAATATATTGCAACAAGGCAGATCGCACAGTGTTACACTATACATGTGTTATGAATGCTAAATGATGTTTGCAAACTAATGACATATATTTTTGGAAGACAGTTTGTACTGTGGGTGTATGGTTATCTTTATCTTCTACTGAGGAAAAAAGGATTCTTCATATACTTTGTCTGCCATGGCTTGTCATAATATCGAGACAGATCGTGCATTTGCGCAGGATTTGATTTGCTGTAGCTTGTGTCAAAATCAGGTTGATTTTTCCTGCAACTCGTGCGGTGTTAGTCTTTGTGGTGATTGCGTAGGAAAACATATGCTAACAAGCTCATCACAGAAGCATAACATAGTGAGATACTCCCAAAAGTACGACACTATCCAGAATCCACCGTGCCAAGCGCACATTCATCAAAAATGTGGAATTTACTGCAAGCAGTGTGATACCCCAGTATGCGATAAATGTGTTGTATCGACGTCCCACAAAAACCACGATTTTTTGGAAATGAAGGATGTATATCGTGCAAGAAAAGAAATAATCGCACAAGATACAAAGATTTTAGAAGAAACCATTGCTCCGGAATATGGAAATGTCATACAGCAACTTGAGGAGTGGATCAAAATTTTGCCCAACAGTAACTCAATTCTGAAATCACAGATACAGTCAAGAGGCAAGAAATTGTGCGAATCAGTCCAGAAAGTTGTCGGAGAGTTCATTAATAAAATTGACAGTGTGAAACAAAAGAATCTTGACGAGTTGAAGGAAAGCTTAAAAACGTTCAGAAACAATCTAGACACCGTTCGTCAGACGATTCAAGAAAATACTGCTCTGTTACTATCATGGGACTCTAATCTCCTTCACTATCGCTCAACCGTTCAGCAATACAGGAGTGTACCCCCTCTTCATATCTCCGACATCGCATTCGTCCCAAACAATACTGAGGAGTGGATGATCTCCAAAATATTCGGGGATCTCAGTTTTTCAAGAGATGTACGCTTCGATATGAATGTGTCCACAGAAATCGGTCAGTCTCTGCAGCGATTATCCATGAAAGAAATCTCGAAAAACCTAGAGATTGTTGCTGATATTTCAACAGGATGTAACTCGCTTTATGACATCGCTTGTCTTGGCAGAACTCAAGCATGGGTGAATGGTGAGGGCGTGATGACGCGATTTGACGtaaaaggaaatatttttgataaaatcaaCACAGCAAATAATTTACCTGCTCGTGGCCTGACGGTCATCAACGATGAAGAATTACTGTACTCCGATTCTGAGGAGAACACAATATACTTGGTAAAGCACGGGAAACCCAGAGCTATGATAAAAACACAGTGGATACCCTCCGGAATGTGTTTCAGTGCGACTGGCAATGTTCTAGCGATTACCTGCTTAAGAAGTGAAAGAATATTTCAAATCGAGGTATTTGATGGAAAGAGCGGAAGGGCTGTAAGAAAATTTAACTTGTTGCAGTTGCAGGGTGGTCGTTTTTTATCCTTGTATTTGGCAGAAAACATAAATGGCGATTTATGCATTGCAGACTTAAACGCTAAAGCCGTGGTAATTTTCACCCAAGATGGTCGTCTTCGAAGTCGATACGGTGGAGCTGAAAACTTTTGCCACAAATTTGATCCGCAATACGTCGCAACAGACATAAATGGTAATATCCTCGTGTCTGATAAGGGAAATAACTGCGTTCACGTCCTTAACATGGATGGGGAATTGCTTTCAGTCCTTCAACACCCTGAGTTAGAGGATCCTCGAGGGATAAGCattgacaatgaaaacaaattatggtTGGTAGCAAAGTCAGGAAGGGTAAAAGTGATCAagtacatgaaataaaaaaaggaTGTAATGTTTGTAATTACCATTTAGACCTTTGTTTCGTTATGCATGTACCATGTATAAAATATTCGAACTTTATACTAAGGATCCGGATTCTCCAGAAACAATCGTTATTGTGGTACCCGTGTCGTCGATGCTTGTACTATGTGACTCATTTGAGACtgttatttaatattttacaccaaacattttatgaaataaaagcaaAAACTATCAAACATTACGATATTTTGAGCATGTTTGTTACAATTCACTATATACAGGGATGTAATATGCATGTTTGTAACAGTTCACTGTATACAGGGATGTAATATGCAgacaatgtatattatattcCAAGAATGCGAAAATATCACAGGCTGATATAAAATGCATTATGTGAATGTAGATAAGTCGCTGAGCGGATTACGTTTTGCAATATTTCACTCATTAAACCACACAAAAATGCAAGTAACATTTTGATCTAACTTTTTGTTGTTATAATAGAGGACATTAGTACTTTGGAAAATGATCATGTTCAGACTCTTCACGATACAGGTAAGCACACAACAACCAAAATGCAATCTTTAGAAAGATATTTCAAAGGAGAATTGACTGtgtttatataaaaattaatgctTGCTTGCACTGGACCCTATTTTTGGTACTGTATGACATATAGTCCTCCGCCGATCCCGTTAGtcatttgtcttttaatgttACAATGTTATATAGTGCTTTAATTCTCACATTGCATCTGTTCTACATCACACTGATCGTATATATATCAACTCGAGTTAAGGTTCGATTATTTTCAGCTTCAATGGCCGAAGAGCTTCTTCAATGCTACAGGAATCGAAAATGTGGTCGTTATTTTTCTGGATTCATAACTCCGGTTTTTGATTCCCCATTCGTTGATTCAATCTCCTCTAGATTGATGTCTTTCTTATCGCCCTTCTCCCCTTCCTTCTGTGAAATTATTAAGGCTggtatattcataagaaaagaAATAGCCGCAAGCAACGAATCTGTACTCTTTAACGTAAAACGCATGTTTTCGATATCATACAACTGGCACGCTCCTGTAGATCCGCACGTTTCTTTCCAAATTATGCAGGTACTGTCAAACAGCTTTCCATAAACAATTGGAGCTGGCAGGAAAACTAAAATCAAGAAATGTATGTTTGACAATCAGTCAAATGAAGAAACAGTGAAAATGAACAAGAACATGTACCATTATGTTATATTAGAGCAATAACAACGAAAGGTATTTCTAGAGCACATCAGACTTTGTCCTGTATTCACATGTATAACTGAACTGgacgcggtagctcagtggtagagcgttcgcttcataaACGTGAGTTCGAGTCCGGCGCGTGCAATGTTCGCGTCAAAACTGAGAGTGTGCttactccttcgccaaacgctcggcatttattAGTGAGAATCACgcgtctttcggatatgaccttaacaaCGGAGGTCCCGTTTAGCGGCAGACGTTGACACGataaaagaaccctcactgatacggccctgagcgctaagcatagttctaaatttgtggtacttcatctacatcTGGTGACGTCTGACtatgagtgacaaattctcgacggaaagtaaaacaatcaatcaaacatgTACAACTGTCGGTTTAGAGCGATTCTAGGCTTGTTACCAAGCATATCTTACCTAATAGAGACAACAAAAAGGAATGCAAGCCCATGCCTATTGATCTGTCTTCCTCATCCAGAGATCTacacaaaaatatcaaaattatattgCACTGTGGAGGAATAACTGCATGTATACGATACTGTCCCTTAAGTTATTCATCTGGAAAATATTGTCATGTGTATCAATTTATATATCGGTCAGTATTATTATCTACTGAGAATAGAATTGAATTGTACCTTAGAAGAACTGTAAACATAGGAACAAGTCTCAGAGTTGCACACAGTATTCCTATTGTTGAGACTATCAGGTAGGGAACCAAATACTGACACCCAGTATCGCAGATTCCTGGGGAAAGACTGCCTTCGGTTGCTTGACAGTTGGAAAACACCTAAAATCGCACATAATATAAAATCTAATATTTCTCATTTCTTGATATATACCTATTTCATTACAGCTTGGCATGATTGAGAATTACTATTGCTCTTCTCATTAACAGTAATTCATCGCTATTGACAGTTATTGTTCCAgtttatgtacatacatattgattgctgttcgttaacttcactttttcattgtgtTCTGGCgcgcatgtacatatattagagtttcattgtattgtttattggctttaagccttacggctTATCAAGCATAATAcatgatatatttcaaaatataaacaaaaagcTGTATATAGTATGAATATACTCAAGTAATCAGCCCACAAAATTATTCGTATCTTTGCCATAAATCTAACGAATTCCTGCTTCGGCCTCATTAATATGAATAATTATGCATATACATGatgcttacatgtacatgtagtaagtgAAAGGCCGACCAATCAGattttgtgtgtacatgttaCAAACCGACTGTTTGAATAGACGATCATTTTCAAATGTCTAGATTGGGTAAAACTGATAGCAGTTATGGTTGTCCTGTAATTGCATTGCGTAATTCTATGAAATGAAGCGGACATATGCGTTTATGGTCAGTATAAAACTAGGGTTTATAGTGCAAGATTAGaaattggaaatataaataaatcctAGGACAACTAGCTAAAGAATATGCACCAAGAATCACAAACACATCAAGAAAACAAACT contains:
- the LOC125645602 gene encoding uncharacterized protein LOC125645602, with protein sequence MKDVYRARKEIIAQDTKILEETIAPEYGNVIQQLEEWIKILPNSNSILKSQIQSRGKKLCESVQKVVGEFINKIDSVKQKNLDELKESLKTFRNNLDTVRQTIQENTALLLSWDSNLLHYRSTVQQYRSVPPLHISDIAFVPNNTEEWMISKIFGDLSFSRDVRFDMNVSTEIGQSLQRLSMKEISKNLEIVADISTGCNSLYDIACLGRTQAWVNGEGVMTRFDVKGNIFDKINTANNLPARGLTVINDEELLYSDSEENTIYLVKHGKPRAMIKTQWIPSGMCFSATGNVLAITCLRSERIFQIEVFDGKSGRAVRKFNLLQLQGGRFLSLYLAENINGDLCIADLNAKAVVIFTQDGRLRSRYGGAENFCHKFDPQYVATDINGNILVSDKGNNCVHVLNMDGELLSVLQHPELEDPRGISIDNENKLWLVAKSGRVKVIKYMK